The following coding sequences lie in one Apium graveolens cultivar Ventura chromosome 3, ASM990537v1, whole genome shotgun sequence genomic window:
- the LOC141713849 gene encoding putative pre-mRNA-splicing factor ATP-dependent RNA helicase DEAH2, giving the protein MVIFMFPMVILYFDGGDFIFDSGDFLKVAGIGGGRKWWLSVIGGGGRCVTSLINRWNGRAYTQRYYDILEKRKSLPVWHQKLEFLKAFKDNQTLILVGETGSGKTTQIPQFVLETVELESRNKYMIACTQPRRVAAMSVARRVAEEMDVCIGEQVGYSIRFEDCTSSQTVLKYLTDGMLLREAMTDPLLKRYNVIILDEAHERTLSTDVLLGLLKQVLKNRPDLKLVVMSATLEAEKFQGYFCGAPLMKVPGRLHPVEIFYTQKNEDDYVKAAIHTVVQIHTCQPPGDILVFLTGEEEIEDACRKIKKEIGKFGDSVGPALVVPLYSTLPPAMQQKIFDPAPSPLMPNGPAGRKIVVSTNIAETSLTTDGIVYVIDPGFAKRKVYDPRTRVESLQVAAISKASAHQRSGRAGRTQPGKCFRLYTEKSFLNYLEPETCPEIQSSNIAITMLTLKKIGIDDLVHFDFMDPPAPETLMRALELLNYLGALDDEGNLTRLGEIMSELPLDPQMGKMLVVSPEFNCSNEILSICAMLSVPNCFLRPREAQKAADEAKARFAHIDGDHLTLLNVYHDYKQNNDDQSWCYENFVNYRVLKSADHVRQQLACIMARFNLKLRSTDFNSRHYYINIKKAMLSGYFTQVAHLERTGDYLTVKDNRVVHLHPSNCLGHKPEWVIYKEHVFTSKDFLRTVTDVCGEWLIDIAPHYFDLVNFPHCEAKRVLEKLYKKMEREQRYKDQKVEGIIDHR; this is encoded by the coding sequence TGTGACTTCTTTGATTAATCGGTGGAATGGAAGGGCTTATACGCAAAGATATTATGATATTTTGGAGAAGAGGAAAAGTTTGCCTGTTTGGCACCAGAAATTAGAGTTTCTAAAGGCTTTCAAGGATAATCAGACGCTGATTCTTGTTGGGGAGACTGGGAGTGGGAAAACTACTCAGATTCCTCAGTTTGTTCTTGAAACTGTCGAATTAGAAAGCCGTAACAAGTACATGATTGCATGCACCCAGCCTCGGAGGGTTGCAGCAATGTCGGTTGCTCGTAGAGTTGCTGAAGAGATGGATGTATGTATTGGAGAACAAGTTGGTTATAGCATTCGTTTTGAAGACTGCACTAGTTCGCAAACTGTTCTGAAGTACTTGACAGATGGTATGCTTTTAAGAGAAGCCATGACTGATCCACTTTTGAAGAGATATAATGTGATCATTCTTGATGAAGCTCATGAAAGGACTTTGTCAACAGATGTTCTGTTAGGGCTTTTGAAGCAAGTACTGAAAAATAGGCCTGATTTGAAGCTTGTTGTGATGAGTGCTACTCTCGAGGCTGAAAAGTTTCAGGGTTATTTCTGTGGTGCACCCCTTATGAAGGTTCCAGGAAGACTACACCCGGTGGAGATCTTTTATACGCAGAAGAACGAGGATGACTATGTAAAAGCAGCAATTCATACTGTTGTTCAAATACATACATGTCAACCCCCTGGTGATATACTAGTCTTTCTTACCGGGgaggaggaaattgaagatgcGTGTCGTAAAATAAAAAAGGAAATCGGTAAGTTTGGAGATTCTGTTGGACCTGCATTAGTTGTGCCTTTATACTCCACGCTTCCTCCAGCTATGCAGCAGAAAATATTTGATCCTGCTCCTTCTCCTTTGATGCCAAATGGTCCGGCTGGAAGGAAGATTGTTGTCTCTACAAACATTGCTGAAACGTCTCTGACAACAGATGGCATAGTTTATGTCATAGATCCTGGATTTGCAAAAAGAAAAGTTTATGACCCACGAACACGTGTTGAGTCTTTGCAGGTTGCAGCAATATCAAAGGCAAGTGCCCATCAGAGGTCAGGGCGTGCAGGCAGAACGCAACCAGGAAAGTGTTTTAGATTATACACGGAGAAAAGTTTTCTTAATTATCTTGAGCCTGAGACATGCCCTGAGATTCAGAGTTCAAACATTGCAATAACGATGCTCACTTTGAAAAAAATAGGTATAGATGATCTGGTCCATTTTGATTTTATGGACCCTCCTGCCCCTGAAACACTAATGCGTGCATTAGAGCTTTTGAATTACTTGGGGGCTTTGGATGATGAAGGAAATTTGACCAGGCTGGGTGAAATCATGAGTGAATTGCCCCTAGACCCGCAGATGGGGAAGATGCTTGTTGTCAGCCCAGAATTCAACTGTTCGAACGAAATTTTGTCTATATGTGCTATGCTTTCAGTACCCAATTGCTTTCTCCGGCCTAGGGAGGCTCAGAAAGCTGCAGATGAAGCTAAAGCTCGGTTTGCGCACATAGATGGGGATCATCTCACACTTTTAAATGTGTACCATGATTACAAACAAAACAATGACGACCAATCATGGTGTTATGAGAATTTTGTCAACTACAGGGTACTCAAATCTGCAGATCATGTGAGGCAGCAGCTAGCTTGCATCATGGCTAGGTTCAATTTAAAACTCCGCAGCACAGACTTCAACAGCCGACACTATTACATCAACATAAAAAAGGCCATGTTATCGGGATATTTCACTCAGGTGGCTCACCTGGAGCGTACTGGAGACTATTTAACCGTCAAAGATAACCGAGTGGTTCATCTACACCCATCAAACTGCCTTGGTCACAAACCAGAGTGGGTAATTTATAAGGAGCATGTCTTCACATCAAAGGATTTTCTCCGCACAGTAACAGATGTTTGTGGCGAATGGTTGATTGATATTGCTCCACATTACTTCGATCTTGTTAACTTTCCGCATTGTGAAGCAAAGCGCGTTCTTGAAAAGTTATACAAAAAGATGGAGCGAGAGCAGAGATACAAAGACCAAAAGGTAGAAGGTATCATTGATCACCGATGA